TAAGACCTTATggataaaatttgaaatatggGAGGCCGCTGAGTTCTTTGCGGATTTCAGTGAAGTTGTCACCGAAGTAGCCATCGAAGTAGAGATGTCGCAGTTTGACGAGATCAGCGAAAGTGCCAATATCCACTGTCTGGATGTTATTGTTGGACAGCATGATGTCTTTCAGATTGGAGAGCCCGGCAAAAGTGCCGACTACAATGTGAGATAATTTGTTTCTGTGCAGTCGCAGTAGTTCCAGCTGAGACAGCTCCTGGAACGTTCCCGGTTCTAGAACGCTGATCTCGTTCTGCTGAAGATAGAGTCTCTTCAGACCGACCAAGTCGCGGAGGAGCGACCTGGAGACACTTGTTATCCGATTGTCATTTAAGTAAAGATCCTCCAGCTTGTTCAATCCTCGAAAGGCACCGCTCGACAAGTCCTCTAGCCGATTGTAGTCCAAGTAAAGGCGACGCAGTTCGGTTAACCCGGCGAAGGAACCCGGCGCGACGCGAGAGATTTTATTGCTGTTGAGCCAAAGCATCGACAGAGTGGGAAGATTCGAGAAGCGTTCCGTCTCGATCGCTTCGATATCGTTGCGTTCCAGGGAGAGAATTCCCAAGCTTGACAGCCCGGCGAACGTGTCCTTCGGTATCGAATTGATCCCGTTGGACCCCAACAACAGCAACTGCAAATGTCTCAAATCCGCGAACAAGTACCCCGA
The nucleotide sequence above comes from Temnothorax longispinosus isolate EJ_2023e chromosome 4, Tlon_JGU_v1, whole genome shotgun sequence. Encoded proteins:
- the LOC139812262 gene encoding uncharacterized protein, whose amino-acid sequence is MSRFLLLFSQVVVLFLSARASSEVKEPTCRNNDGYNVCHYNGVLVEVTTSNRSSKNRFEDRLNLWNLNLWNLDLLEIREGAFTNVSATHLYLNQGNRISVLKRESFRGLPNLKYLYVDGNVVPLSGYLFADLRHLQLLLLGSNGINSIPKDTFAGLSSLGILSLERNDIEAIETERFSNLPTLSMLWLNSNKISRVAPGSFAGLTELRRLYLDYNRLEDLSSGAFRGLNKLEDLYLNDNRITSVSRSLLRDLVGLKRLYLQQNEISVLEPGTFQELSQLELLRLHRNKLSHIVVGTFAGLSNLKDIMLSNNNIQTVDIGTFADLVKLRHLYFDGYFGDNFTEIRKELSGLPYFKFYP